In the Euphorbia lathyris chromosome 5, ddEupLath1.1, whole genome shotgun sequence genome, one interval contains:
- the LOC136228551 gene encoding wax ester synthase/diacylglycerol acyltransferase 4-like has translation MEIGEESVVLEPVSPVGQYLGSSFLSLSIIAVLESEIPIAIDDSQVFSLVRDVFLPINPRFSSIMVVNKKGEKQWKKVEVKPKDHIKSPIFSTGNSTKFYDDSFNEYISTIIMEKFPENRPLWEIHIIKYPTKQAAGNIIFKLHHCLGDGFSLMGALLSCLKRADNPSIPLTFPTAQIHSVNSHRTRFNIVPKIISSMYYTISDFWSAIAVRSGLVEDDISPIRSGHSGVEFLPTSLVTMSFSLDSVKQIKAKLGVTINDVVTGAIFLGIRLYMEAMSKGSGKARATSCVMLNTRMFRGYKSVGEMLKPNAKLPWGNHFTFLSISVPSLNGSEADDPLQFVRKARKIIQRKRSSLVIFLTSKYLGLVRKFKGSEVVSKYIHGSLKNTSLITTNIMGPIEQMALANHSISGFYFLVAGPPQSHDRSSNLYGKA, from the exons ATGGAGATTGGGGAAGAATCAGTAGTATTAGAACCAGTGAGCCCAGTTGGGCAATATTTGGGTAGTTCTTTTCTTTCATTATCCATTATTGCTGTCCTGGAATCAGAAATTCCCATTGCCATTGATGACTCTCAAGTTTTTTCATTAGTTAGAGATGTTTTTCTCCCAATCAATCCTCGTTTCTCTTCCATAATG GTTGTGAACAAGAAAGGAGAAAAGCAATGGAAGAAAGTTGAAGTGAAACCCAAAGATCACATAAAATCACCAATTTTCTCTACTGGAAATTCAACCAAATTTTATGATGATTCCTTCAATGAATATATCTCAACAATAATAATGGAAAAATTCCCAGAAAATCGACCATTGTGGGAAATTCATATAATAAAATACCCAACAAAACAAGCAGCTGGAAACATAATATTTAAGCTTCATCACTGTCTTGGTGATGGGTTTTCTCTAATGGGAGCTCTTCTTTCTTGCTTGAAAAGAGCTGATAATCCTTCTATTCCTTTAACATTTCCTACTGCCCAAATTCACTCCGTTAACAGCCATAGGACAAGGTTCAATATTGTGCCTAAAATTATATCTTCAATGTACTATACTATATCAGATTTTTGGTCAGCAATTGCAGTTCGTTCCGGGCTTGTTGAAGATGATATATCTCCTATAAGATCTGGGCATTCAGGAGTGGAGTTTCTGCCTACTAGTTTAGTTACTATGTCTTTCTCTCTTGATTCTGTCAAACAAATCAAGGCCAAGCTTGGTGTG ACAATAAATGATGTTGTAACGGGTGCGATTTTCTTGGGAATTCGATTGTACATGGAAGCAATGAGCAAAGGATCAGGAAAGGCACGTGCCACATCGTGTGTTATGTTGAACACGAGGATGTTTCGTGGGTATAAATCCGTGGGAGAAATGCTTAAACCTAATGCTAAATTGCCTTGGGGCAACCACTTTACATTCTTGTCCATCTCTGTTCCGTCACTAAACGGCTCTGAAGCTGACGATCCTCTCCAATTTGTTCGGAAAGCTAGAAAAATCATTCAGAGGAAAAGAAGCTCTCTTGTTATTTTCCTCACATCAAAATACCTTGGACTAGTCAGGAAATTTAAAGGTTCAGAG GTGGTATCCAAATATATTCATGGATCATTGAAAAACACTAGCTTGATAACCACAAATATCATGGGACCAATAGAGCAGATGGCTTTAGCTAATCATTCAATCAGTGGCTTCTATTTTCTGGTTGCTGGTCCACCTCAG TCTCATGACAGGAGTAGCAACTTATATGGGAAAGCTTAG